Proteins encoded in a region of the Paenibacillus sp. W2I17 genome:
- a CDS encoding NADP-dependent oxidoreductase has translation MKAIVIEEFGGAEQLKEQEVAKPACGVNQVLIQTYATSVNPVDFKIRQGDMKEAAENFPLILGGDVAGIVAEAGSNVTRFREGDRVFARPRQFGTYAEYVAVDADIIARIPELLSFEEAAAIPLAAMTAWQALVDHGRLGKGQKVLIHAGAGGVGTYAIQIAKSLGAEVASTASESNEALLRSLGVDHFINYKKEDFSENLSGYDVVLDTMGGDIQRDSFKVLKSGGHLVSLVEQPDEKLAKEAGVTANVFMMEPKGDQLDQLAELAAEGKLKSIIDGTYPLTQQGVREAHEKSETHHTRGKLVIQVQ, from the coding sequence ATGAAAGCAATTGTCATTGAGGAATTTGGTGGAGCGGAACAATTGAAGGAACAAGAAGTAGCCAAGCCAGCATGTGGAGTGAATCAGGTGTTAATCCAAACGTATGCCACGTCGGTGAATCCGGTAGACTTCAAAATCAGACAAGGTGATATGAAAGAAGCAGCGGAGAATTTTCCGTTGATTCTGGGCGGCGATGTTGCGGGTATTGTGGCTGAAGCAGGCTCGAATGTCACTCGGTTCAGAGAAGGTGATCGGGTATTTGCGCGTCCGCGTCAATTCGGAACCTATGCAGAATATGTTGCTGTTGATGCGGATATTATTGCCCGTATACCGGAGCTACTGAGTTTCGAGGAAGCAGCAGCGATCCCGCTGGCGGCGATGACGGCATGGCAGGCACTTGTGGATCACGGACGTTTAGGCAAAGGGCAGAAGGTACTCATTCATGCTGGTGCAGGTGGTGTGGGAACGTATGCCATTCAGATTGCTAAGTCCCTCGGCGCTGAAGTGGCTTCCACGGCGAGTGAATCAAACGAAGCGTTGCTTCGTTCGTTGGGTGTGGATCATTTTATCAATTATAAAAAAGAAGATTTCTCGGAGAATCTCTCCGGTTATGATGTAGTGCTGGACACCATGGGCGGTGATATTCAGCGCGATAGCTTCAAGGTGTTAAAGTCTGGCGGGCATCTGGTATCCTTGGTGGAACAACCGGATGAGAAGCTTGCCAAGGAAGCCGGAGTAACGGCCAACGTCTTCATGATGGAGCCCAAAGGGGATCAACTGGATCAGCTGGCTGAACTGGCTGCGGAAGGCAAGCTCAAATCGATTATTGATGGAACGTACCCGCTAACTCAACAGGGAGTAAGGGAAGCACATGAGAAGAGCGAAACCCATCATACCCGCGGGAAACTGGTTATTCAGGTGCAATAG
- a CDS encoding type 1 glutamine amidotransferase family protein: protein MQTKNVYLYVFDTMSDWEVGYLTAELNSGRYFRKEIQPLQVVTVGVDKHPVTTMGGLNILPHISIDECTLKGDDVIILPGGNTWMDTIHDPLLKKVAASIEEGTVIAAICGATVALAKIGILDSRQHTSNDLEYLKMICPDYAGETYYQTEPAVTDGNVVTASGIAPLEFTMHVLKLLNVFAPETLQAWYNLYQTHESKYFYELMNSIAPE, encoded by the coding sequence ATGCAAACAAAGAACGTATATCTATATGTATTTGATACGATGTCAGACTGGGAGGTAGGATATCTAACTGCTGAGTTGAACTCGGGAAGGTATTTCAGGAAAGAGATCCAGCCTTTACAGGTCGTAACCGTAGGCGTGGATAAACATCCGGTAACTACCATGGGCGGATTGAACATCCTTCCTCATATTTCTATTGATGAATGTACATTGAAAGGTGACGATGTCATCATTCTTCCGGGAGGAAACACCTGGATGGACACCATCCATGATCCCCTATTAAAAAAAGTTGCTGCCTCTATAGAAGAGGGTACGGTTATTGCGGCGATTTGCGGTGCGACAGTTGCACTTGCAAAAATAGGGATACTGGATTCCAGACAGCATACAAGCAATGATTTAGAATATCTGAAGATGATATGCCCAGATTATGCTGGAGAAACATATTATCAAACGGAGCCTGCAGTAACCGATGGAAATGTAGTTACTGCATCTGGAATAGCTCCGTTAGAATTTACAATGCATGTGTTGAAGCTGTTGAATGTCTTTGCACCAGAAACATTACAGGCCTGGTATAATCTATATCAGACTCATGAGTCCAAATACTTCTACGAATTAATGAATTCTATTGCACCTGAATAA
- a CDS encoding cyclase family protein, protein MSNELIQAIQLLKEKKWVDLTHTFGPGSPHFSAFEAAQFDTLFDHDQGFFAQSFKFPGQYGTHLDAPIHFVRDTRYLDELGLKELVLPLVVIDQSAEVQNNPDFTLDVEHILAFEREHGVIEAGSFVALRTDWSKRWPNHEAFDNKDSEGNSHAPGWSVSALMFLFEERKIQAIGHETFDTDSAVDYQKNGALLAEYYVLAQDTYQVELLTNLDQVPAKGAVIFNIVPKAEKASGFPVRSFAILP, encoded by the coding sequence ATGTCCAACGAACTCATTCAAGCCATTCAATTGTTAAAAGAAAAGAAATGGGTGGATCTGACCCATACGTTTGGTCCAGGCTCTCCACATTTTTCAGCTTTTGAGGCAGCACAATTCGATACACTGTTTGATCACGATCAAGGTTTCTTTGCCCAGAGCTTCAAGTTCCCGGGTCAATACGGGACACATCTTGATGCGCCGATCCACTTCGTTCGGGATACCCGGTATCTGGATGAACTAGGTTTGAAGGAGCTTGTGCTCCCGCTTGTGGTCATTGACCAGTCCGCTGAAGTGCAGAATAATCCGGACTTTACACTGGATGTGGAGCATATTCTTGCATTTGAAAGAGAGCATGGCGTGATTGAAGCTGGAAGCTTTGTAGCCTTACGTACCGATTGGAGCAAACGCTGGCCTAACCATGAAGCATTTGATAACAAGGATTCGGAGGGTAACAGTCATGCACCCGGATGGTCGGTTAGTGCGCTCATGTTTTTATTCGAGGAAAGAAAAATACAGGCGATCGGTCATGAAACCTTTGACACGGATTCAGCGGTGGATTATCAGAAGAATGGAGCACTTCTGGCAGAATATTATGTACTTGCCCAGGATACATACCAGGTCGAGCTGTTAACTAACCTGGATCAAGTGCCGGCTAAAGGCGCGGTAATCTTCAACATTGTACCGAAGGCGGAGAAAGCATCTGGTTTTCCAGTCCGATCTTTTGCCATTTTGCCTTAA